Part of the Ruegeria sp. TM1040 genome, TTTGCGCCCAATGTTATGGCGGCTTTCTCCTCGTCCTCGCCCGATACCATCAGCACCGGAATAAGCTCGCGCACCACGAAAGGGCAGGTCACAAAGAGCGAGACCAGAACAATCCCGGTGAGGTTGAACATCAACTGTATGCCCTGCGGCGCAAGCACGCCGCCAACAGGACCATAGGCTCCATAGACCAACAAGAAACACAGACCCGCCACGATAGGAGAGATCGCAAAAGGGGCCTCAATCAGGATTAACAGCGCGCGCCGACCAAAGAACCTGTAGCGCGCAATCAACCACGCCGCCGCGACGCCGAACATCACATTCAGCGGCAATACAATCAGCGCCGTCACCACCGTGAGGCGGATCGCTAGCAGGGTCTCCTGGTCCAGTATGTTGGCGATATAGGTCCCCCAGCCCTCGCTGAAAGCGCGGTGGAACACCGCCGCCACGGGCACTGCGATCACCACGGTGACAAAGAGAAACGACAGAGCAATCAATATGAAACGCGTCATGATCTACCCTTCCGTCCGCAGGTAGCGATAGAGCCGGGTTTGCACCAGGTTGACCACGATCAACAACAAAAGCGATAGCCCCAGAAGGCTACCGGCAATCGCCGCCGCCGCCGGATAGTCGAACTCATCAAGTCGGATCAGGATCAGAAGCGAGGCGATCTCGGTCTTGAAGGGGAGGTTCCCGGCGATGAAGATGACCGCGCCGAACTCTCCGAGCGAGCGCACAAATGAGAGCGCAACTCCGGTCAGGATCGCAGGCAGCAATGGACGCAGGATCACCCGCACAAACCTTTGTAGACCACTGGCCCCAAGCGTGAGCGCCGCGGCTTCCTCATCGGGGTCCAGTTCCTCGATCGCGGGCTGTATCGCGCGCACCGCAAAGGGCACCGAGGTGAACACCATCGCGATTACAATGCCCCACCAAGTATAGGCGATCTTGATGTCAAACTCCGCGAGCATCCCGCCGATCCAGCCGGATTTGTCGTAGAGCGCCACCAATGCGATCCCCGCCACAGCAGTCGGCAGCGCGAAGGGAATGTCGACAAGCGCGTCCAGGACTCCGCGCCCCCAAAAGCGATAGCGCACCAGGACCCAAGCCAGAAGCAGACCAAAGACGGCATTGATCAGCGTTGCAAGAGCCGCCGCAGACAGTGTCACCTTGAGCGCAACAAGCACGCGGCGAGATGTCATCACCTTGATATAGTCAGCCGGGCTCAGTTGAGCGAGTTGCCACATCAACCCGCTTAGGGGCAATAGGATGATCAGCGTCACGAACAATAGTGTCACGCCAAGAGAAAGGGAAAACCCCGGCAGCACGCGCGGGGCGGTTCGGGTCAGGGACACCACGGTGATACTCCGGTATGGGTTTCGTCCGGCCCCCTCGGGGCCGAACATCGTCACAAACGATCTGGGTTAGTTGGTGAAGACCCGGTCGAGCGTACCACCCTCGCCAAAGTGGGTCTCCTGCGCTTCGGCCCAGCTGCCAAAGACTTCTTCGACCGTGATCAGACGCACATCAGGGAACTTGTCGGCTGTTGCAGCCACCACCTCGGGGTGATGCACACGGTTGTTGAAACCGGCAATGACTTCCTGCGCGTCCTTGGAGTAGAGAAAGTCGAGATAGGCCTCGCCAACGGCTCGGCTGCCCCGTGCATCTGCCACCTTGTCAACCAGCGCCACAGGGAACTCTGCCAAGAGGGAGATTGCAGGCACCACACGATCAAAGGCACCTTCATCCTCACTGGCGCGGATGTTCTCGACCTCGGCCTCGAAGGTAATCAGCACATCGCCAAGCTCACGCTCGACAAAGCTCGTTGTCGCACCACGCCCACCGGTGTCGAACACCACGACATTGGAGAGGATCTTACCGACAAATTCCTGCGCCGCGGCCTCATCGCCTCCAAACTTGTCAAGCGCATAGGCGTAGGCCGCGAGATAGGTGTAGCGCGCATTGCCGCTGGTTTTTGGGTTCGGGAACACGAGTTCCACGTCATCACGGGTCAGATCGTCCCAGTCTTCAATACCCTTGGGGTTGCCACCCCGCACCAGGAAAGCCGGGAGCGAGTAGTAAGGCGATGCGTTATTGGGCAGCTTTTGCTGCCAGTCCTGCGCCACAAAACCCTTGTCTGCGAGGATCTGCACATCCAGCACCTGATTGAAGGTCACGAGATCCGCCTGCAGACCTTGCAGGATCGCTCGAGCCTGTTTGGAAGAGCCAGCATGGCTTTGTTTGATGGTCAGTGTCTCGCCCGTCTCTGCCTGCCAGTTTTCGGCAAAAACAGGGTTCAGCGCCGCGTAGAGTTCACGGGCAATATCGTAGGAAACATTGAGGATTTCCTGCTCTTCGGCTTCGGCCGAACTCGCAAAACCAGCAAGCGCGATCGCGGCAGCACCGAGGCTGCGAACCAGAACCCGAGAGGACCGGAGAAACGGTTTGGAGGAGAGGGGCATTTGAGGCTCCGTTACTGAATGTGTCCGTGCATATCTGTTGGATTTTCTCCTGATTGCAATGGGTTGGACAGGATTGAAGTCTCTCATTCCATATCTCTCGCAAAGTGAGAAACAACTGTTCTAAAAACTGCGTGAGATGCAAAACGCTGCTTTCTATGCGCCCAAATTAGCCGGAACTGATCAGCCTTGAAGACATCAACACCGGGTTGAGGTGCAAATCATCGGTGAGAGCCTGCACAATTCCTGCACAAAAGCCCCGCGAAACCTGCGCGACTGCCCCCACAAAGCTGCAAGGCAGGCGTCCAGACTGCCTCCAATGAAACAAACCAATGGAGGCAGTTCATGGCACAGGATCTAATCCTTCACGGCGTTCCAGATCGCATCAGGTTGGACGGGTGGTGGCTCGAGACGACAGAAACACCAGAGCCGGACATCGCGCCGCCTATGAGGGCAAATGGCTCGTTGATGGCGTCATTGCGCATGCGGCAGGTGATCCCCCTGCTTGGCGCGCTTGTGGCACTTGCGGATTGGCTGTTCTGGCATCAGCCGGTCGGTCTCTCACTCGCCATTTTTGCCGTCGTTGTCTCCGCAGCGATTCTGGCGGTGAAACCTGAGCGACCAAGCTTACGGAGCTGGGGCCTCGCCATGGGGTTTGCGTTGCTTTGCAATCTGCCAGTGGTGATCGAGCTTCAATTTCTGTCACTCCTGTTTAGCCTCGGAGGTCTCATCACGCTTGCGGCTTGGGCGTTTGCGGGGTCCAGCTTGACGACGGGGCTCATACTGAGGATGGCACTTCGCCTCCCTGCCTTTGGGCTAGTACATTTGGTGAAAGATACCGCCGATGCGCTACCGCCTGCAACATACTCGTCACGGCTCCGGTACATGGCGGCCACGCTGCTATTGCCGCTTCTGATGGGGGCCGTGTTTCTGGGCCTTCTCGCAAATGCCAACCCAGTCCTACAGGCGGCGCTGGACAGCATCGATCTGCGCCACCTGCTCAGGGCTGAATTTTGGACGCGCTTTCTGTTCTGGGGGTGCGTGGCGTCACTCCTCTGGCCGCTCCTCAATCTGAGCGAGTCATGGATTGGGGCACAAGCCCGCCGAGCGCGCGTAACAAAGGCGGGTCCGCACCGTAGCAGCTTCTTGATCAATCCGCTTTCCGTGCGCAATTCGCTTTGGCTGTTCAATTTGATGTTTGGCATCCAGACCCTGATGGACCTCAGCATATTAACCGGCGGAGTGTCGCTGCCCGAGGGCATGAGCTATGCCTCATATGCACATCGCGGCGCCTATCCCCTTGTGGCAACGGCGCTGCTCGCCGGACTCTTTACACTGCTCACGCGAAATATGATTGGCCAAGACAAGGTTCTGCGGTCTCTGGTCTATCTGTGGCTGGCGCAGAACATGATACTTGTTGCAACAGCCGCGATCCGATTGCAGCACTATGTTGAGGCCTACGCCCTTACCTACCTGCGTGTCGCGGCATTTATCTGGATGGCTCTGGTTCTGACAGGGCTGCTGTTGACGATCTGGCAAATCCATCGCGGGTTTGGGACATCATGGCTATTGCGACGGTGCTTGGCTGCGCTCGCCATCACGCTCTACCTCTCCAGCCTCACAAATTTTGCCGACATAGTCGCCAGATATAATCTCACCCATGGCAGCGCGCTTCGGGGGCCTGACACCTACTATATCTGCAGTCTCGGTCCGGGGGCCTACCGCACGATACTGGATCATGAAGCAAGCACCGGACAGGATATTTGCACACGCATGATTGAACGCGACCTCGAGCGCATTTCAATCCGGAACTGGCGCGAATGGGGCTATCGGATGTGGCGGCTTGAGGCCTATGATCGGGCGCAGAATTGAGAGGCCCGATTTTTATGTCCGCACGCATTCTTGTTGTCGATGACGATCCCGACATTCTCGAGGTGACGCGGTTCGCCATTGAAAAGGCCGGGTTTGAAACCTGCTTTGCCAGTGATGGGCTTGCGGCCATTGCCGCGCAGCGGCGAGACGCGCCCGATCTCGTGGTGCTGGATATCGGGCTGCCGGAAAAGGACGGACTCGAAGTCTGCCGGGACATCCGAAAATCCTCAGATGTGCCGATCCTGTTCCTGACGGCGCGGGATGAAGAGATCGACCGGATCGTAGGGCTGGAGCTTGGCGCAGATGATTATTTGACCAAGCCCTTTTCACCGCGAGAACTGGTCGCCCGCATCAAGGCCATACTGAAGCGCAGCACACCCAGCATCACCCAACTCCCCACGGCATTGACACATGGCGCATTGGAGTTGGATGCCGAGCGCCACCAATGCGCCTTTGCCGGCGTGCCCGTATCTTTGACCGGCTCCGAGTTTCGTTTGCTGAAAGTCCTGATGACGCGCCCAGACCTTGTTCTGACCAGAGCACAGCTTGTGGAGGCGCTCTATGGGTTTAATATCCATGTGTCGGACCGCACCATCGACAGCCACATTCGCAACATCCGCGCAAAGATGTCAGAGGTCGGCTGCACCGAAGCAGTGGTCACCGTACATGGCGTAGGCCTCCGGATGGGCGCATGCCAGCAGACATGATCCGCAAGTGGCGCCCGCGCCTCTGGACTGTTGTCCTCCTGGTGCTGGCAATTGTGCTGTGCCTTCCGATTGCCGGGCTGATCCTGTTTCGGTTCTATGACAATCAGTTGGTGCAACAGACCGAAGAAAGCGTGCTGGCGCAGGCTGCGGTGATGGCGGCCACCTATGCAGACCTTTACAGCGAGGCTGCGGGGCTCGCCCCGCCAAAGCCAAAGCCCGTGTCGGCGCAAGACGCCATCTTTCCGTCGCTGTCAATCAACAGCGCCACCGTCTTGCCACCTCGTCCCGACGCGGCCAACCCGTCAACATCAGTGACTGCAACTTACCAGCGCCTCGCACCGCAACTCTCTCGGATCGCAAGTTCAGCGCAAGCGCAAACACTTGCGGGCTATCGCTTCCTTGACACGCAAGGCAATGTGATTGCTGGGACCGCCGAAATTGGCCGCGATCTGGGCCACGTCAGCGAAGTCCGTGCCGCCCTTGATGGTCATGTCGTTTCTGTTGCGCGCACGCGGGTGCGAGACAGCAGCCCGCCTGCGCTTTATACGCTCAGCCGTGGGGCCAGAGTGCGCGTCTTTGTGGCAATGCCTGTACATGTGAACGAGGCTTTGATCGGGGCGGTCTATGTCAGCCGTACACCCAGCCATATTTTTCGTTTCCTCTATGGGGAGCGCTTCAATTTGCTAAAGGCCGCTGCCTTTGTTGCACTGTCTACCACGCTGATCGGATATGTGTTCTGGCGCTTCATCACCCGCCCCATCCGACTGCTGAAAGAGCGTAGCCAACTGGCCACCCAAGGCAATCACGCCTTTGAGGCACCAGATCATCTTGGCACGCGCGAGATCGAAGACCTAAGCCTCAGCTTCAAATCGCTGACCGAGCGGCTGCAGAACAATCGCGATGCGCTCAAGACGTATACGGCCCATGTCACCCACGAATTGAAATCACCCCTCACTGCACTGAAGGGCGCAGCAGAGCTCTTGCGTGACGATGATCTGAGCCAGAGCCAGCGACATCGGTTGCTCGACACGATCGAGAAAGGCGGCACACGCATAGAAGATCTGCTGGCCCATATGCGTGCCTTCAGCCTTGCGGACCAACAAGCGATGTCCGGGCGCTGTAGTCTTGAGCAGATCCAAGATCAGATCACGCAGGCGTTTCCCGCTCTTAGTATCATGATCGAGAATGGCTCTCTTGGTCTACCATCAGAGGCCACCACACTCTCCATCCTGTTGACGCATCTTTTGCAAAACGCACAGCAACATGGCGCAAAAACCGTCAAACTACGCACAGCGCACACAAACGGATCAATCACCCTGCGGATCTCGGATGACGGCGCGGGGATCAGTGCGGGCAATGCCGACAAGATCTTGCAGCCTTTCTTCACCACCCGACGCGACAGTGGCGGAACAGGGATGGGACTCAATATCGTGAAATCGACAGTGGAGGCCCTTGGCGGGCACTTGTACATTCTACCGCAAGACACGGGCGCAGGGTTCGAGTTGGAGTGGCCCAACGCCACCCCGTCACTGGATCGAACTCAAGCTCCCGGCGCATAGGGCCCATAGGTTGTATAGCCCTGATGATCGCCGCCAAAAAGCGTCTCGCTGTCAAATGCGGACAGCGGCAAATCCTGGGCAAAGCGATGCGGCAGATCGGGGTTGGCGACGAACGCACGACCAAAGGCCACCACATCCGCCAGACCAGCGTCCAAGATCACCTTGGCCCTTTCTTTGTCGTAGCCTCCGGCGACAAGGATGCTGCCGGAAAACACCTCACGCAGAGCCGCGCGAAAGGCGCGCGGTGTTTCAGGAGCATCATCCCAATCGGCCTCGGCGATATGGATATAGGCGATCCCGATACGCGCCAGCGCTTTGGCCATCTCAAGAATCGTCTCGGGCGCGCTGGGATCGTCCATTCCACGCTGGGTGATAAAAGGCGAGATCCGCAGCCCGACGCGATCCGCACCGATTTCCGCTGCGACGGCCTCGACCACCTCGATGGCAAACCGGATGCGGTTCTGCACGCTGCCACCGTAGCGGTCCTGCCGTTTGTTCGAACTGGAACGTAAGAACGCATCAATCAGATACCCATTGGCTGCGTGGATCTCGACGCCATCAAACCCGGCCACCTTTGCATTGCGCGCAGCCGCAGCATAGTCCGCAACAACCTCCGCGATCTCGGTCGTCTTCAGCGCACGTGGCACCGGGCATTCCACCATGCCGGCCCTGTTGGTTTTGGGATCGACGACCCACACGCTTGCATCTGGTGCTATCGCCGAAGGGGCGACAGGCAGCCCATCGGCATGGAACATTCCGTGGCCCATCCGGCCAACATGCCAGAGCTGGTTCACAATGCGTCCGCCTGCCTCATGAACCGCCTGCGTAACCACGCGCCATCCTGCGACCTGATCATCGGAATGAATGCCCGGCGTGAAGGAATAGCCTTGTCCTTGGCGGCTGATCTGGGTGGCTTCTGTGATGATAAGCCCGGCACTGGCCCGTTGAGCATAATACGCCGCCATCATGTCGTTGGGGAGGTTTCCGGGCTGGTCCGTCCGGCTGCGCGTCATTGGAGCCATGGCAATCCGGGACGGAAGCGAAAGCGCGCCCACTTTTATGGGGTCAAAAAGGGTGGTCATATGTCTGGTCCTTCGATGCCTGATCGTTTTGGCCGTTTCCTTGATGAAACCAAGATGCAGATTGCGGATCCGTAAGATAATTGGCTAAAAATCAAAATTATAATTCGGACAAGGCGAATAATGCTGTTAGATAATCTCTCTCTGTTTCTCCGCATCGTGGAGAAAGGCGGGCTCGCAGCTGGCGGGCGAGAACTGGGACTGTCACCGGCGACCGTCTCGGAACGCCTCGCTGCGCTTGAAGCCCACTTCGGCGCGCGATTGCTCAACCGCACAACGAGGTCCATCAGCCTGACAGTAGAGGGCCGCGAACTCGTCCATGGCGCCCAGCGGCTGCTTGCGGAAACAGAGGAACTCGAGTCGCGGATCCGCCTTGGGACTCAACAGATTGCCGGGCCGATCCGTGTCAGCGCGCCATCGGATTTGGGGCGCAACCGGCTTGCCCCAATCCTAGACAGGTTCCTAGAGCAGAACCCAGAGGTCTCGATCGACCTCCATTTGAGTGATGGTTTTGTGGATATGGCGACCATGGGGCTGGATATGGCGATCCGCTATGGTGAGTTGGCGGACAGCAGCCTCATCATGCGTCGACTCGCGGACAACGCGAGGATTGTCTGCGCTGCACCAAGCTATCTGGAGGCCAACGGCACCCCAGGCGATCCTTTGGATCTGGCGCATCACAACTGCCTGTTGATGCGGTTTGGATCGGATGTGGATCGCGCCTGGCCCTTTGACATCGATGGGCGCAGGAAACGCGTTGTGGTGCGTGGAAACCGCATCGCCAATGATGGTGATCTGATCCGCCAATGGGCTCTGGAGGGGCGCGGGATCATGCGCAAGTCGCAATGGGATGTGCAGCAGGACCTCGCAGAGGGGCGGCTTGTGCCACTTCTGCGGAACTTTGAGGTCGAGCCGATCCACTTGCAGGTGGTAATGTCGGCGGGAAGACCTCAGCCGCGCCGGGTGCGCGCCTTGCTTGATACCATCGTGGCAGAGTTTCAGCCCTCTCGCTCGGACAGTTGATTGGAACGCGCATTTCAACGCTAGAAATGCACCTGCTTTGCTCTGCATAGCGCCCGTACGGCACTCAAGCTTCTTCAGACTTCGGCACCGCCTGCTTCTTTCTCTACCAGCAGATCAATGAGCCTTTGCGCGGATTGGGGCAGATCGGCCCAGCGACGCACTAGGATAGAGCGATCTCTTACGGCCCAGTCGTCCGCCAAAGCCAGCAACGTGATGTCCATGGTCTGCAGGTGGCGCAGCGCGGCAGACTCCGGCACGACCCCGATCCCAACGCCTGCCTCGATCAGGCGACACATGGCTTCAAAACTGCGCACCTGAATTCTGAGTTGGCGATCAAACGCTGAACGACGCAACTGCCGACGCAGGAAATCGAGCAAAGTGCTGCCATCGTGAAGCGCGATATGCTCAAATGCCAGGGTTTGCTCCAGGGAAACCTGATCATGATGGGCCAAATGATGCCCGGAAGGAACCGCCAGCATCAGCCGGTCCGTCGCAAAACGCAGTCGCTCCAAACCATCACGCCCTTCGGTGCCAGAAATGATCCCGATATCCGCAGTCCCATCGGCCACAGCACGGATGATCTCTTGGGTCAGTCGCTCCTGGAGATCGACCCGAACGCCCGGATGGTCCGCCAAAAAACGCGCGAGGATCGCGGGCAGGAATTCCGTCACTCCTGTCGTGTTGGCATAGATACGCAAGTGTCCCATCTGAGCATTCGTCATGTCATCCGTGAGGAAATCAAACTGTCGTAGGACAAGGCGTGCATGCCGCAACAAGGCGTCACCCGACGGTGTCAGCTCTACCCCTTTGTTCTTGCGCACAAGGAGTTGCTGGCCAATCTCTTGCTCCATGGCTTTGATGCGGGCGCTGGCAGCGGGCGGCGACAGGAAGGCACGCGCAGCACCGTGGGTCAGGTTGCCGCACTCGGCGATCATCACAAAAAGCCTCAGGTCCGCAAGTTCGATGTTCATTTGCATTCACCTTTGAAAAACACAGCATTCATGAAATGCGAATTTTCTGAATTCAAGACCTGTGCAAGGATCACGCAGATACCTGACACAATAGAGGGCAGAGGCAGATGGACCGTCTGGCAGATTGGATCGGCCGAACAGAAACCCGCACCGAGTGGATTGCGCCTTTTCCTGCCAACGCACTGGCGGCAACGCTTGATTGCTCCGGCACGGAATATGGAGAGGACTCCGAACTGCCTCCGCTCTGGCATTGGATGCATTTTCTGCCAATCTACAAGCTATCAGAAGCCGGGTATGACGGGCATGCTGCCCTGGGTGGGTTTCTTCCGCCAGTGCCTTTGCCACGCCGGATGTGGGCGGGCAGCAGATTGCAGTTCCATGCCCCACTGCGGATCGGGCATGTGCTCACCAAGAAATCGACGGTTCAATCGGTGATTGCCAAGAAAGGCCGCAGTGGCCCCTTGGTCTTTATCACGGTCAGGCACCTGATATTTGATCAGGACACCCTTGGCATTGATGAAGAACACGACATCGTTTACCGCCAAGAACCCTCGCCCGACGCACCGGTGCAAAAACCATTGCCCGCGCCAGAAACCTCTGACTTTTCACGCGAAATCACTCCTGATCCAGTTCTCCTGTTTCGCTATTCAGCGCTGACATTCAACGGGCACCGGATCCACTACGACCGGCCCTTTTGCACCGTCTCCGAAGGATATAGTGGCCTCGTCGTGCACGGCCCGTTGCTTGCTACGCTCCTTCTGGATCTATTGCGCCGAGAACGTCCCAGTGCAACGGTCACGGGGTTTGAATTTCGTGCGCTCTCTCCGGTTTTTGACAATGATCCGTTTTCGGTACACGGCGCCATTGGCGAGGATGCGAAGACCTACAGCCTCTGGGTGCGGCGCGCGGATGGCGCGTTGGCAATTAAAGCCGAGGCGCGCGTGATATGACCTGAACACCAAATCTGGTCTTTCCCCTACATATCGTGATCAACAGATAAGTAGGACACATAGAAAAGGCGGGACGTTGATGTCCCACCTTTTCTTTGGCCTATCCAGAGAGATCTTCGTGGCGAGCGTTCACCCGCCTGCAAAACCTCTGATTAGACGGTTCCGCCAAGACTGCCTTCGAGCGCGACGAGCTCCTGTCCGCCCGCCATCAGATCTTGCAGTTCTTCGGGGGTAATTTGCCCGCGCTGCGCGGTCCCCAATGTCTGACCTCGG contains:
- the cysW gene encoding sulfate ABC transporter permease subunit CysW, producing MTRFILIALSFLFVTVVIAVPVAAVFHRAFSEGWGTYIANILDQETLLAIRLTVVTALIVLPLNVMFGVAAAWLIARYRFFGRRALLILIEAPFAISPIVAGLCFLLVYGAYGPVGGVLAPQGIQLMFNLTGIVLVSLFVTCPFVVRELIPVLMVSGEDEEKAAITLGANGWHLFRFVVLPNISWALVYGVVLTAARAMGEFGAVSVVAGSIRGETMTLPLQIELLYNDYNATGAFAAATVLTALALLTLVLRGLLNRFGPEKGHAR
- the cysT gene encoding sulfate ABC transporter permease subunit CysT — protein: MFGPEGAGRNPYRSITVVSLTRTAPRVLPGFSLSLGVTLLFVTLIILLPLSGLMWQLAQLSPADYIKVMTSRRVLVALKVTLSAAALATLINAVFGLLLAWVLVRYRFWGRGVLDALVDIPFALPTAVAGIALVALYDKSGWIGGMLAEFDIKIAYTWWGIVIAMVFTSVPFAVRAIQPAIEELDPDEEAAALTLGASGLQRFVRVILRPLLPAILTGVALSFVRSLGEFGAVIFIAGNLPFKTEIASLLILIRLDEFDYPAAAAIAGSLLGLSLLLLIVVNLVQTRLYRYLRTEG
- the cysP gene encoding thiosulfate ABC transporter substrate-binding protein CysP, which encodes MPLSSKPFLRSSRVLVRSLGAAAIALAGFASSAEAEEQEILNVSYDIARELYAALNPVFAENWQAETGETLTIKQSHAGSSKQARAILQGLQADLVTFNQVLDVQILADKGFVAQDWQQKLPNNASPYYSLPAFLVRGGNPKGIEDWDDLTRDDVELVFPNPKTSGNARYTYLAAYAYALDKFGGDEAAAQEFVGKILSNVVVFDTGGRGATTSFVERELGDVLITFEAEVENIRASEDEGAFDRVVPAISLLAEFPVALVDKVADARGSRAVGEAYLDFLYSKDAQEVIAGFNNRVHHPEVVAATADKFPDVRLITVEEVFGSWAEAQETHFGEGGTLDRVFTN
- a CDS encoding DUF4153 domain-containing protein; this translates as MAQDLILHGVPDRIRLDGWWLETTETPEPDIAPPMRANGSLMASLRMRQVIPLLGALVALADWLFWHQPVGLSLAIFAVVVSAAILAVKPERPSLRSWGLAMGFALLCNLPVVIELQFLSLLFSLGGLITLAAWAFAGSSLTTGLILRMALRLPAFGLVHLVKDTADALPPATYSSRLRYMAATLLLPLLMGAVFLGLLANANPVLQAALDSIDLRHLLRAEFWTRFLFWGCVASLLWPLLNLSESWIGAQARRARVTKAGPHRSSFLINPLSVRNSLWLFNLMFGIQTLMDLSILTGGVSLPEGMSYASYAHRGAYPLVATALLAGLFTLLTRNMIGQDKVLRSLVYLWLAQNMILVATAAIRLQHYVEAYALTYLRVAAFIWMALVLTGLLLTIWQIHRGFGTSWLLRRCLAALAITLYLSSLTNFADIVARYNLTHGSALRGPDTYYICSLGPGAYRTILDHEASTGQDICTRMIERDLERISIRNWREWGYRMWRLEAYDRAQN
- a CDS encoding response regulator transcription factor yields the protein MSARILVVDDDPDILEVTRFAIEKAGFETCFASDGLAAIAAQRRDAPDLVVLDIGLPEKDGLEVCRDIRKSSDVPILFLTARDEEIDRIVGLELGADDYLTKPFSPRELVARIKAILKRSTPSITQLPTALTHGALELDAERHQCAFAGVPVSLTGSEFRLLKVLMTRPDLVLTRAQLVEALYGFNIHVSDRTIDSHIRNIRAKMSEVGCTEAVVTVHGVGLRMGACQQT
- a CDS encoding sensor histidine kinase; its protein translation is MPADMIRKWRPRLWTVVLLVLAIVLCLPIAGLILFRFYDNQLVQQTEESVLAQAAVMAATYADLYSEAAGLAPPKPKPVSAQDAIFPSLSINSATVLPPRPDAANPSTSVTATYQRLAPQLSRIASSAQAQTLAGYRFLDTQGNVIAGTAEIGRDLGHVSEVRAALDGHVVSVARTRVRDSSPPALYTLSRGARVRVFVAMPVHVNEALIGAVYVSRTPSHIFRFLYGERFNLLKAAAFVALSTTLIGYVFWRFITRPIRLLKERSQLATQGNHAFEAPDHLGTREIEDLSLSFKSLTERLQNNRDALKTYTAHVTHELKSPLTALKGAAELLRDDDLSQSQRHRLLDTIEKGGTRIEDLLAHMRAFSLADQQAMSGRCSLEQIQDQITQAFPALSIMIENGSLGLPSEATTLSILLTHLLQNAQQHGAKTVKLRTAHTNGSITLRISDDGAGISAGNADKILQPFFTTRRDSGGTGMGLNIVKSTVEALGGHLYILPQDTGAGFELEWPNATPSLDRTQAPGA
- a CDS encoding alkene reductase; the encoded protein is MTTLFDPIKVGALSLPSRIAMAPMTRSRTDQPGNLPNDMMAAYYAQRASAGLIITEATQISRQGQGYSFTPGIHSDDQVAGWRVVTQAVHEAGGRIVNQLWHVGRMGHGMFHADGLPVAPSAIAPDASVWVVDPKTNRAGMVECPVPRALKTTEIAEVVADYAAAARNAKVAGFDGVEIHAANGYLIDAFLRSSSNKRQDRYGGSVQNRIRFAIEVVEAVAAEIGADRVGLRISPFITQRGMDDPSAPETILEMAKALARIGIAYIHIAEADWDDAPETPRAFRAALREVFSGSILVAGGYDKERAKVILDAGLADVVAFGRAFVANPDLPHRFAQDLPLSAFDSETLFGGDHQGYTTYGPYAPGA
- a CDS encoding LysR family transcriptional regulator, producing MLLDNLSLFLRIVEKGGLAAGGRELGLSPATVSERLAALEAHFGARLLNRTTRSISLTVEGRELVHGAQRLLAETEELESRIRLGTQQIAGPIRVSAPSDLGRNRLAPILDRFLEQNPEVSIDLHLSDGFVDMATMGLDMAIRYGELADSSLIMRRLADNARIVCAAPSYLEANGTPGDPLDLAHHNCLLMRFGSDVDRAWPFDIDGRRKRVVVRGNRIANDGDLIRQWALEGRGIMRKSQWDVQQDLAEGRLVPLLRNFEVEPIHLQVVMSAGRPQPRRVRALLDTIVAEFQPSRSDS
- a CDS encoding LysR substrate-binding domain-containing protein, which translates into the protein MNIELADLRLFVMIAECGNLTHGAARAFLSPPAASARIKAMEQEIGQQLLVRKNKGVELTPSGDALLRHARLVLRQFDFLTDDMTNAQMGHLRIYANTTGVTEFLPAILARFLADHPGVRVDLQERLTQEIIRAVADGTADIGIISGTEGRDGLERLRFATDRLMLAVPSGHHLAHHDQVSLEQTLAFEHIALHDGSTLLDFLRRQLRRSAFDRQLRIQVRSFEAMCRLIEAGVGIGVVPESAALRHLQTMDITLLALADDWAVRDRSILVRRWADLPQSAQRLIDLLVEKEAGGAEV
- a CDS encoding FAS1-like dehydratase domain-containing protein — encoded protein: MDRLADWIGRTETRTEWIAPFPANALAATLDCSGTEYGEDSELPPLWHWMHFLPIYKLSEAGYDGHAALGGFLPPVPLPRRMWAGSRLQFHAPLRIGHVLTKKSTVQSVIAKKGRSGPLVFITVRHLIFDQDTLGIDEEHDIVYRQEPSPDAPVQKPLPAPETSDFSREITPDPVLLFRYSALTFNGHRIHYDRPFCTVSEGYSGLVVHGPLLATLLLDLLRRERPSATVTGFEFRALSPVFDNDPFSVHGAIGEDAKTYSLWVRRADGALAIKAEARVI